The Tachyglossus aculeatus isolate mTacAcu1 chromosome 4, mTacAcu1.pri, whole genome shotgun sequence genome contains a region encoding:
- the ZHX1 gene encoding LOW QUALITY PROTEIN: zinc fingers and homeoboxes protein 1 (The sequence of the model RefSeq protein was modified relative to this genomic sequence to represent the inferred CDS: deleted 1 base in 1 codon) gives MASRRKSTPPCMVLASQEVASVETVAESDEGPPLLAPAETSPAVSPASAEDARGRAADGPTKRVEGGYECKYCTFQTPDLNLFTFHVDSEHPNVVLNSSYVCTECNFLTKRYDALSDHNLKHHPGEENFKLIMVKGNNQTIFEQTVNDLTFDGSFVREEAEAARAEPPEPPSPPGISISKTPIMKMMRTRAETKRIAVFHSPAGEAGEEREPEADRSPASSDSSSAPGGAPPDPAAPVLRPGFAQVIATVSAPQNPGLLPKVLIPVNSIPAYNASLDANPLLLSTYNRFPYPTGSEITVLSAQARHTEEQIKIWFSAQRLKHGVSWTPEEVEEARQKQFNGAVHTVPQTITVIPAHLSPAGNGLPSILQTCQIVGQPGLVLTQVAGAAPIALTVAGVPTQPHAQKSRARATPPPPPPGDGQPAAAPAPQPRDPRPEAAVPPDAAGVRAKKTKEQLAELKVSYLRGQFPPDTEIARLMGVTGLTKGEIKKWFSDTRYNQRNAKGHQGGPPRRGGDPPGAAAIVIDSGDETAEPPPTGGGPHPLPDLPPPPKARERLAGAPRSGPVPSDGEPDGPGAQAGHPHRDADAWFAPRRRPGASGREDREEEEEEEEEDDDEAGGEEAAPGEEPGGPRWSAANKAGKKSPEQLHLLKSAFVRTQWPSAEEYDGLARESGLARTDIVSWFGDTRYAWKNGNLKWYYHYHHHHHHHHRPHHGPGPDRPNGQAPARRRGRGRPKGRGRGRPRGRPRGGRRRPPGGGGGWDRGSSLLRFKTGPAVLRDYYVKRGFLNEQDLDELVARSHMGYGQVRDWFAERQRRAEAGLALFEGDGAGERPAGDRGEEEERDEEEDEEEDEEEETDDSDTWEPPRHVRRKLSKAGD, from the exons ATGGCAAGTAGACGAAAGTCAACTCCCCCTTGCATGGTCCTTGCCAGCCAAGAGGTGGCCAGCGTAGAAACGGTAGCCGAATCTGACGAAGGTCCCCCTCTACTTGCCCCCGCAGAGACCAGCCCCGCGGTGAGCCCGGCCAGCGCGGAAGACGCCCGGGGCCGGGCGGCCGACGGGCCGACCAAGAGGGTGGAAGGCGGCTACGAGTGCAAATACTGCACCTTCCAGACGCCCGACCTGAACCTGTTCACCTTCCACGTGGATTCGGAGCACCCCAACGTCGTGCTGAACTCCTCCTACGTCTGCACGGAGTGCAACTTCCTCACCAAGCGCTACGACGCCCTCTCGGACCACAACCTGAAGCACCACCCGGGCGAGGAGAACTTCAAGCTGATCATGGTGAAGGGCAACAACCAGACGATCTTCGAGCAGACCGTCAACGACCTGACCTTCGACGGCAGCTTCGtgagggaggaggcggaggcggccCGGGCCGAGCCCCCGGAGCCCCCGTCCCCGCCGGGCATCTCCATCAGCAAGACCCCCATCATGAAGATGATGAGGACCAGGGCGGAGACGAAGCGGATCGCCGTCTTCCACAGCCCGGCCGGAGAGGCCGGCGAGGAGAGGGAGCCGGAGGCGGACCGGAGCCCGGCCTCGTCGGACTCCAGCTCGGCCCCGGGCGGCGCCCCGCCGGACCCCGCGGCCCCGGTCCTCCGGCCCGGGTTCGCCCAGGTGATAGCCACCGTCTCCGCCCCGCAGAACCCCGGCCTGCTCCCCAAAGTCCTCATCCCCGTCAACAGCATCCCGGCGTACAACGCCTCCCTGGACGCCAACCCCCTGCTGCTGAGCACGTACAACCGGTTCCCCTACCCGACCGGGTCGGAGATCACGGTCCTGTCGGCCCAGGCGAGGCACACGGAGGAGCAGATCAAGATCTGGTTCTCGGCCCAGCGGCTGAAGCACGGCGTCAGCTGGACCcccgaggaggtggaggaggcccGGCAGAAGCAGTTCAACGGCGCGGTGCACACCGTGCCCCAGACCATCACGGTCATCCCCGCCCACCTGTCCCCGGCGGGCAACggcctgccctccatcctgcagACCTGCCAGATCGTCGGCCAGCCGGGCCTGGTCCTCACCCAGGTGGCCGGGGCCGCCCCCATCGCCCTGACGGTGGCCGGGGTCCCCACCCAGCCTCACGCGCAGAAGAGCCGGGCCCGCGccaccccgccgcccccgccgccgggcgACGGCCAGcccgccgccgccccggccccccagccccgggACCCCAGGCCCGAGGCGGCGGTGCCCCCCGACGCGGCGGGCGTCCGGGCCAAGAAGACGAAAGAGCAGCTGGCGGAGCTTAAGGTCAGCTACCTGCGGGGCCAGTTCCCGCCCGACACGGAGATCGCCCGGCTCATGGGCGTCACCGGCCTGACCAAAGGGGAGATCAAGAAGTGGTTCAGCGACACCAGGTACAACCAGCGGAACGCCAAGGGCCATCAGGGCGGCCCCCCCCGGCGG GGGGGCGACCCCCCTGGCGCCGCCGCCATCGTCATCGACTCCGGTGACGAGACGGCCGAGCCGCCGCCTACCGGCGGGGGCCCGCACCCCCTCCCCGACTTGCCGCCGCCACCGAAGGCCCGGGAGAGGTTGGCGGGGGCCCCCAGGTCCGGCCCCGTCCCGTCCGACGGAGAACCCGACGGGCCGGGGGCCCAGGCCGGGCACCCCCACCGGGACGCGGACGCCTGGTTCGCCCCGAGGAGGAGACCGGGGGCCTCCGGACGGGAGGaccgggaagaggaggaggaggaggaggaggaggacgacgacgaggccGGGGGAGAAGAGGCGGCCCCCGGGGAGGAGCCGGGCGGGCCCAGGTGGAGCGCGGCCAACAAGGCGGGCAAAAAGTCCCCCGAGCAGCTGCACCTCCTGAAGAGCGCCTTCGTGCGGACCCAGTGGCCCTCGGCGGAAGAGTACGACGGGCTGGCCCGGGAGAGCGGGCTGGCCCGCACGGACATCGTCAGCTGGTTCGGGGACACCCGCTACGCCTGGAAGAACGGCAACCTCAAGTGGtactaccactaccaccaccaccaccaccaccaccaccggccgCACCACGGCCCCGGTCCCGACAGGCCCAACGGCCAGGCCCCGGCCAGGAGGAGGGGCCGCGGGAGGCCcaagggcaggggccggggcaggCCGCGGGGGCGGCCGCGGGGGGGGCGGAGGCGgccccccggcggcggcggcggctgggaCCGGGGGTCTTCGCTCCTCAGGTTCAAGACCGGCCCGGCGGTCCTGCGGGACTACTACGTGAAGCGCGGCTTCCTCAACGAGCAGGACCTGGACGAGCTGGTGGCACGCTCCCACATGGGCTACGGCCAGGTGCGGGACTGGTTCGCCGAGCGGCAGCGCCGGGCCGAGGCGGGGCTGGCGCTCTTCGAGGGGGACGGCGCCGGGGAGCGGCCCGCCGGCGaccggggcgaggaggaggagcgggacgaggaggaggacgaggaggaggacgaggaggaggagacggacgacAGCGACACGTGGGAGCCCCCCCGGCACGTTCGGAGGAAGCTCTCCAAGGCGGGCGATTGA